GTATTTAAATTAATTATAAATTACAAATTGAAAAAATTATTTCATAGAAGAAAATTCTATTTAAATTTTTTTCTTCCATAATATATTTATAAATATAACTCTATAGTTAAATATAAATAATATTATAAATAAACTTAAGATTTATATTATTTTAAAAATAATTTATCTGCTCTAGCGTATTGTTTCAACAAAATAGATGCCCTATAACGTTCTTCTTTATATTCATCAAATAAAGAATCTAAAACCTCAACAACAACATCTGCCCCAATTTCATCTAACCATTTTACTGGACCTTGCGGATAATTTGTACCAAATTTCATTGCTATATCTATATCTTCAGCAGATGCAATTCCATCTTGTATTGCAAATATTGATTCATTAATTATCATACATAAAATTCTAATCGAAACCAAACCAACTCTGTCTTCAACTAAATTAATTTTCTTATCAAATATTTTACTAATAACATCTGTTTCTACATCAATAATTGCATTGTTATTTTGTAATGCCGAAGAAATCTCAAGGCTTTCAGTGTTTGTAAATATACTTGGAATAAATGAAACTCCAAATACATTACATTTTGAATTCAAGACAGATGAATATTTTGTTGCAGTTTTAGTTAAAGCATTACAAATAATAAGATTTAATTTAGTAAAGTGTTCTTTATATAAATCTAAAGTATAATTTGCAATAACGGCATTATCTGAAACAGTTAAATCTATTAATACATCATAATCACCATCTGGTAAATCTAATGTATCAAAATATGGTAGAAACGTGAATTGGAAATTTTCATTAGATTTAAAAAAATCCAGACAATTATCTTCACCTATTAATAATATATTCATATTCTTAAATTGTAATTCGCAAAAATATAATTTAATTGTTAATGTTTATAAATTATTGATTGAAGAATAAGTTTTGTTTATAATAATTTTATGTTAGAGCCATTTATATTTCGATTGTATGTATCAATTTCTTAATGTTTAATAACAATCCTAAATGTTTATATTTGAAATAAAATATTCGTTTGGAAAAAGAAATTAAAATAGGAGTTAAATCCACATTGATTGGATTAATTGTAAATTCACTTTTAGCAGTTGTCAAAATTGTAAGTGGATTTTTCGGAAACTCTTACGCATTGATTGCTGATGGAATAGAATCAACAGCAGATGTAGTTAATTCAATAATAGTTATTCGTGGTTTAAAAATTTCTCAAATACCTCAAGATGATAATCACCCTTATGGGCATGGAAAAGCTGAACCAATTGCCGCGATGATTGTAAGCGTCTTTATGATTGGAGCAGCAATTATGATTATGGTTCAGAGTATATATGAAATTGTAACTCCTCACAGAAATCCTAAACCATTCACACTAGTAGTTTTAGCTGTAGTAATTATTGTTAAAGAATTTATGTTTAGGAAAGTGCTAAAAGTAAGTGATGATATTGATAGTATTTCTGTAAAAACAGATGCATGGCATCATAGATCTGATGCTATGACTTCTGCAGCTGCTTTCATTGGAATTGGTATCGCTTTGTATGCAGGTAGTGGTTATGAAAATGCAGATGATTGGGCTGCCCTGTTTGCTGGGTTAGTAATAATGTACAATGCTTATTCTTTAACTAAAGATTCTATAGATGAGTTAATGGATTCTGCACCGCCTGCCGAATTTGAATTGCAAGTAAGGAATATTGCATTAAAAGTTCCTGGAGTGATCGATA
Above is a window of Chlorobiota bacterium DNA encoding:
- a CDS encoding cation transporter — encoded protein: MEKEIKIGVKSTLIGLIVNSLLAVVKIVSGFFGNSYALIADGIESTADVVNSIIVIRGLKISQIPQDDNHPYGHGKAEPIAAMIVSVFMIGAAIMIMVQSIYEIVTPHRNPKPFTLVVLAVVIIVKEFMFRKVLKVSDDIDSISVKTDAWHHRSDAMTSAAAFIGIGIALYAGSGYENADDWAALFAGLVIMYNAYSLTKDSIDELMDSAPPAEFELQVRNIALKVPGVIDTDKCLLRKSGFKYFIDLHVVVDAEISVHEGHKIGHQVKDKIITTNPRFADVLVHIEPFQNL